Genomic DNA from Haloarcula marina:
TCGCCGTCGTCGCCGGACCGTCGGACCCGCCCGAGAACGCCGTCGAACTCGGTGGGTGGGACCGCGACTGGGGCCTCGTCGTCGCGCCCGACGCCGACGTGGATTCGCTGGCGGCTCTCGTGGACGGGGACTACCGGTTCGTCAACCGCGACACCGGGTCGGGCCTGCGACGGAGTTTCGACGACGCCCTCGACGCTCTCGCGACCGAACGCGACACCGACCGAACGGCGCTCTCGGACGCCGTCGACGGCTACGACCTGACGACGAAGGCCCACGAGAGTCCCGCGCGCAAGGTCCTCGGTGGGCGGGCCGACGCCGGACTCGCCCTCCGGTCGACCGCCGAGAAACTCGGGCTGGAGTACGTCTCGCTCGGGAGCCAACGCGTCCGCGTACTCGCCAACCCGGACCGAACGGAAAAGCCGGGCGTCCGGGCGTTCGAGCGCGCGCTGGACGGCCTGTAGTTACTCGTCGGCGTACTCGTAGGGGGTTCGGTCCCCCTTGCTGTCGAGATACGCCTCGTTCATCGTCCAGCCGCCCTCGTCGTCTTCGACCAGATACTCGCCGTAGTAGGGCACTCGCTCGGCGACGGTCTTCTCGAAGGCATCGCGCATCGCTGCCTTCGTCTCGCCGATGGCGACGAGGTCGTCGTTGCGGTTGAGACACCCCTTCAGGTAGCCGTCGTGAGCTAGCCGAACCCGGTGGCAGTTCGCGCAGAACTCGGCGTTGCCGACGGGGTCGACGATTTCGACCATGCCGAGGCCGTCCCCCGCGCGGACGCCGCCGTCGGTCGCCGCGGTCTGTGCCGCTTCGGCCGTCTCGGCGTCGCTGCTGACGAAGTAGCGCTTGCGGTCGTGCATCTCGCGCGTCTCGACGTGGTCCGCGCGGTCCTCCAGCCAGTCGTGGACCCGCTGGATGTCGATGGCCCACTCGGGATGGCCCGCCAGTTCCGGCATGTACTCGATGAGTTGCAGTTGGAGGCCGTCGTTCGCGGCGACGTGGTCGACCATCCCCGGTACGTACCCCGCCGTCGGTTCGAAGACGACCATGTTCAGTTTCACCGGGGCGAGACCGGCGTCCAGCGCCGCCTCGACGCCCTCCAGCACTCGCTCGTACGCGCCGCTCTGGGTCAGTTCGGCGAAGGCGTCGGCGTCGAGGGCGTCCTGGGAGACGTTGACGCGTTCGAGGCCCGCGTCGACGAGGGCCTCGGCGCGACCGGGCAGAAAGGTCCCGTTGGTCGTCATCGACACCGCCATGTCATCGGGCGCGCGCCGGACGATTTCTTCGAGGTCGTCGCGGAGCATCGGTTCGCCGCCCGTGAACTTCACGGCCTCGACGCCGTACTCCCGAGCGACCTCCAGAAATCGAACGACGGTGTCGGTCGAGAGTTCGTCGTCCTGCGGGTCCATTGGGCCGCGCGTATCCCCCAGTCCCTCGTTGTGGCAGTAGACGCAGTCGAAGTTACACCGGTCGGTCAGCGAGACGCGGACCCCGGACACTTCTCGACCGAACTCGTCCTCCAGCATTTGCTTGCCGGGTGTTCACACTCCGCGAATTTAAAGGGTCGTTTTGTACGAACTCACGGAGCGCTTCGCCGTCGTGTGGCCCCGTCTCGGTGCGAATATTCTCGCGGACTCGATACCGACATGGGAACGACAGCGGACCTCGTGTCGGTCGCCGCGGCTCACTCGGTCGGAATCGCTCGGGTCGCGGTCGCCTTGAACGAGGCGACGACGCGACTCCCCGGGCGCAGGCCCAGTCGGTCGAGGCTGTCCCGAGTGAGCAGCGCCGACAGCGGGTCCGAAGTGCCGATGTCGATGCGTGCGACGACGATGGTCGCCCCCTCGTCGACGGCCAGCACCTCCCCCTCGAAGCGGTTCCGGGCGCTCGTGCTCTCTCCCGCTGGCGCGTCCGTGGGCGCGTGTAGCGTCACCGCGTCCGACCGGACGCTCACTTGCACGGCCGTCCCGACGGTCGGCGTCTCACCCGAGGGCCCGGCCACCAGTCGCGCCCGCACGTCACCGGCGTCGGTCGCCACCACCCCGAGTTCGCCGTCCCGGCCGGTCACGCGGCCGGACAGCACGCACTCCTCGACGCTGGCGGTGCTGGCGACGGTCGCCTGCAACCGCGCGAAGCGGCGTAGCAGGTCCTCGGCCGCCGGGGTGAGTTCGCTCCCGCCGCCGCTCGCGCCGCCGCGCTGTCGGTCGACGAGCGGTCCGAACGCGCCGTCGAGCGTCTCGATGCGGTCGAGTGCGCGCGCTCTGGACCGACCGAGGGCCGCCGTCGCGCCGCTGACAGACCCCTCGGCACGGACCGCACGGAGGAGGTCGGCGTCCGCCGCGGTGAAGGCGACGCCGTCGGCCTGTAACTGCACCGTGACGCTGGCGTCCATACGACCACTGCCGGTCCTGAAGGGAAAATCGTTATGAACTACCGGGGCCCAACAGCGATGTATCCATGTCGGAACACCGGCTCAGACGACGCGCGTTCCTCGGGAGCGTCGGTGCGACGGCCGCGCTCGGACTCGCTGGCTGTCGCGGCGGCGGCGGTGGCGGCGGGACCGGTAGCGGCGGGAGTGACGACGGCGACAGTGGCGGGACAACCGACACTACGTCGGGGGGGCAACTCGGTGATTCGATGACCATCTTCCACGCCGGGTCGCTGGCCCCACCGTTCAGCGAGGCCGAACCGGGGTTCGAGGCGGAGTACGGCGTCGACGTGACCCGCGAGGCGAAGGGGTCGGTCGCCTCCACGCAGAAGATAACCCAGCAGGGTCGCCGGGCCGACGTGCTGGGCGTCTCGGACTTCCGACTCATCCGGAACCGGATTCTCCCCGACTTCGGCGGTTGGTACGCCATCTTCACGACCAACTCGATGTCCATCCAGTACCGCGAGGACTCGCCGGGGGCCGACGATATCTCGGCGGACAACTGGTGGGAGGTGTTGACCCGCGACGGCGTCACCATCGGGCACTCGGACCCGGCGGTCGACCCGGGCGGCTACCGAGCGGTGATGACCCAGCAACTCGGCAAAGAGACGTTCGACGGCGAGCGACTGTACGACGAGTCGACCTATCAGGCGCTCCGTGACAACTCCGTGGCCCCGACGGGCACGGAGACGAATCTGGAGGGCCAACTGGAGAGCGGCGAACTGGACTACGTGATGTACTACCAGTCCATCTCCAGCACCTCGGGCAAGCCCTTCATCGACCTGCAACCCGAAGTCGACCTCTCGCAGGCCACCAGCGAGTACGCCCAACACTACGCGAAGGCCGAGGTGGAGACGAACAGCGGGACGTTCACCGGCGCGCCCATCGCCTACGGTATCACCGTCCCGGACGTGGCACAGGCGTCCGGCGGGGGCGCGCAGTGGGTCGAGTACTTCGCCACCGACCCCGGTCGGACCATCCTCGAAGAACAGGGGCTGGTGCCGGTCGACCCCGTCGTCGTCCCCGACAGCGGGTCCGACGCGGTCCCCGACAACGTCATGAACGTCGCCAGTGCCCAGTCTTCCCTCGGGCCGCTGGAGTTGTAGTGTTCGACGCGTCCGCGGTCACCGACGGCGGCCACTTCTCCACACATGGCGACAGGTACTGACACGCGACTCACGCTGGCGGCGGTCAGCCGTCGCTCGCTCGTGGCGACGTTCGGCCTCCTGCAGGCGACGGCGTTCGTCGCCGCGTACTCGCTGGACCGGCCGACGTGGTACGCCTACTTCCTCGTTGGGAGCGTCGCCGTCACCGCCTACGCGCTCGACGGGTCGCCGTTCACCGTGGCGACGGCCACCGTCGGGAGTCTCCTCGTGGTCGCACTGGGCCTGCCGCTGTTCATGTTCGTCGCCCGGCAGTCGCCCTCGCTAATCGTCGAGAAGGCGCTTTCCTCGGAGGTCCATCGGGTGCTGTATCTGGGCGTCTACGGGCCGCTGCTGGCCGCGGTGGTGAGTCTCGTGCTGGGAGTCCCCCTCGCGCACCTGCTCGCGGAGGGCTTTCCGGGACAGCAGTTCGTCGAGAGTCTCGTGGACCTGCCGCTGGTGGTTCCCCACTCCGTGGCGGGCATCATCGTCCTCTTCGGCTTCGGGCGGGGCGGGGCGTTCCCGAGCGTCTCCGTCCTCGGGTCGATGGTCGGGATGGTGCTGGCGATGACGTTCGTCGCCGCGCCCTACGCCGTCAACACCACCCGCGAGTCGTTCGAGACAATCGACGACAGGCTCTCGTACGCCTCGCGCATCCACGGCGCGAACCGGTGGGAGACGTTCCGCCGGGTCACCGGACCGCTGGCGGTCCGGGGGATGATTACCGGCGGCGTCCTCGCCTGGGCGCGGGCCGTCTCGGAGTTCGGGGCCGTCGCCGTCGTCGCCTACAGCGTCCAGTTCTTCTATCCGCCCGCCGGGCAGCGCGTGACCGCACAGCACGCGCCGGTGTTCGTCTACAACACGTACCTGCAGGGCGGACTGGACGAGAGCGGGGCCGTGGCCTTCCTCCTGCTGGCCGTCTCGG
This window encodes:
- the moaA gene encoding GTP 3',8-cyclase MoaA, with protein sequence MLEDEFGREVSGVRVSLTDRCNFDCVYCHNEGLGDTRGPMDPQDDELSTDTVVRFLEVAREYGVEAVKFTGGEPMLRDDLEEIVRRAPDDMAVSMTTNGTFLPGRAEALVDAGLERVNVSQDALDADAFAELTQSGAYERVLEGVEAALDAGLAPVKLNMVVFEPTAGYVPGMVDHVAANDGLQLQLIEYMPELAGHPEWAIDIQRVHDWLEDRADHVETREMHDRKRYFVSSDAETAEAAQTAATDGGVRAGDGLGMVEIVDPVGNAEFCANCHRVRLAHDGYLKGCLNRNDDLVAIGETKAAMRDAFEKTVAERVPYYGEYLVEDDEGGWTMNEAYLDSKGDRTPYEYADE
- a CDS encoding TOBE domain-containing protein translates to MDASVTVQLQADGVAFTAADADLLRAVRAEGSVSGATAALGRSRARALDRIETLDGAFGPLVDRQRGGASGGGSELTPAAEDLLRRFARLQATVASTASVEECVLSGRVTGRDGELGVVATDAGDVRARLVAGPSGETPTVGTAVQVSVRSDAVTLHAPTDAPAGESTSARNRFEGEVLAVDEGATIVVARIDIGTSDPLSALLTRDSLDRLGLRPGSRVVASFKATATRAIPTE
- a CDS encoding extracellular solute-binding protein encodes the protein MSEHRLRRRAFLGSVGATAALGLAGCRGGGGGGGTGSGGSDDGDSGGTTDTTSGGQLGDSMTIFHAGSLAPPFSEAEPGFEAEYGVDVTREAKGSVASTQKITQQGRRADVLGVSDFRLIRNRILPDFGGWYAIFTTNSMSIQYREDSPGADDISADNWWEVLTRDGVTIGHSDPAVDPGGYRAVMTQQLGKETFDGERLYDESTYQALRDNSVAPTGTETNLEGQLESGELDYVMYYQSISSTSGKPFIDLQPEVDLSQATSEYAQHYAKAEVETNSGTFTGAPIAYGITVPDVAQASGGGAQWVEYFATDPGRTILEEQGLVPVDPVVVPDSGSDAVPDNVMNVASAQSSLGPLEL
- a CDS encoding ABC transporter permease; translated protein: MATGTDTRLTLAAVSRRSLVATFGLLQATAFVAAYSLDRPTWYAYFLVGSVAVTAYALDGSPFTVATATVGSLLVVALGLPLFMFVARQSPSLIVEKALSSEVHRVLYLGVYGPLLAAVVSLVLGVPLAHLLAEGFPGQQFVESLVDLPLVVPHSVAGIIVLFGFGRGGAFPSVSVLGSMVGMVLAMTFVAAPYAVNTTRESFETIDDRLSYASRIHGANRWETFRRVTGPLAVRGMITGGVLAWARAVSEFGAVAVVAYSVQFFYPPAGQRVTAQHAPVFVYNTYLQGGLDESGAVAFLLLAVSAVIFLAVRYLTDDGGVGGMP